From the genome of Gryllotalpicola protaetiae:
GGCGATCGTCTGCGGCCGGAGAGGCACTGGTCCTCGCCGGTGACCCCGGCGTGGGGAAGACGGCGCTTCTGCAGGAGGTCGCGCGCGAAGCGCGCACCAGCGGGGCTCGTGTCGTCCGCGGAGTCGGCTCTGAGGTCTCCGATATCAGCCTGTCCAGTCTGACGCCGGCCGTCATGCCGCTGATGGCGTACGCGGGCGAGCTGGCGGACGCGCACCGTGAAGCGATCTCCATCGCGGCCGGTTTGACGGACGGCCGGCTCGCCCGCCCGGCGGTCGTCGGCCAAGCTCTGCTCATGCTGCTGATGGCGGCCGCCACGGACTCGCAGGTTCTCTTCCTCGTCGATGATGCGCAGTGGCTGGACCCGTACAGTGGCGAAGTCCTGCGATTCCTTGCGCAGCGTGTGGGCGGTGGCCGGGTGGGTATCGTCGCGGCAGCGAGAACGCCCGCCGTGGAGAGCGTCAACCTGCCCGGCATCCCCCGTCTTGACATCGCGGCCCTGAACACGGAGGCGGCGGAGTCGCTCATCCGCTCCCGTTTCCCCAACCTCGCAGACCGTGTCGTGCGCCGCGTCGTGATCGAGGCGCAGGGGAACCCACTCGCCCTCCTCGAGCTGCCGCCGGCGCTGAGCGGCCCCCAGCGCGCGGCAGTCGAGGCTCTGCCGAGCATCCTCCCCATGAGCGAACGGCTGCAGGCGGTGTTCGCGTCACGGATCGCACAGCTCCCTGAGCAGACGAGGGAGCTCCTGCTGCTCGCGGCTCTCGACGGCACCTCTGACCTGATGGTCCTGGCCGCCGCCTCAACGAGTGCCGATGTGCTCAAAGATCTCGGCCCCGCCGAACGCGACCGGCTCGTCCAGGTCGACAACGAACGCCACCGCATCGATTTCAGACACCCGCTCACGCGATCCGCGGTCATAGAGCTCTCGACGGCGGCTCAGCGCCGGGCGGCCCATGCCGCACTGGCGCGCGCTTTGGCAGAACAGCCTCTCCGACGGGCACCGCACCTCGCCGCTTCGGTCGACAAGCCTGACGAGGAAGTGGCCGGGCAGCTCGAGAGCTGTGCGCAGCATCTCGCGCACCGCGGTGAGGCGACCTCGGCGGTGACGGCGCTGACCAGGGCGGCCGACCTCAGTCCTCACGCCGCAGATCGCAGCAGACGCCTTGCTCGGGCGGCGTTCATCGGCAGTGACATGGCCTGGCAGTTCAACGCCATGGCCGAATTGCTGGATCAGACCAGGGACACCCAGCTCGATCCGGGTTCCGCGCTTCTGCTCGCTGCGGCTGCTGCCGTCATCATGGCGAACGGCGACTACGACTTCGAAGCCACCCACCGCCTGCTCGTCGCCGCGATCGAGGCGCACGCCGGCGACTACGACACGTCGAGTGAGGGGTTGCGGGCCGCGGTCGGCTCGCTGACCATGCTGTGCATCTTCGCCGGCAAGCCGAATCTGTGGCCGGCGTGCGTCGCTGCACTCGGCCGTATGTCGCCAGAGCCGCCCCTCGGCCTGCGCCTTCAGGCCATGACGCAGTTCGACCCCGCGCGC
Proteins encoded in this window:
- a CDS encoding AAA family ATPase → MVLVGRDAELAFVFDLLRRSSAAGEALVLAGDPGVGKTALLQEVAREARTSGARVVRGVGSEVSDISLSSLTPAVMPLMAYAGELADAHREAISIAAGLTDGRLARPAVVGQALLMLLMAAATDSQVLFLVDDAQWLDPYSGEVLRFLAQRVGGGRVGIVAAARTPAVESVNLPGIPRLDIAALNTEAAESLIRSRFPNLADRVVRRVVIEAQGNPLALLELPPALSGPQRAAVEALPSILPMSERLQAVFASRIAQLPEQTRELLLLAALDGTSDLMVLAAASTSADVLKDLGPAERDRLVQVDNERHRIDFRHPLTRSAVIELSTAAQRRAAHAALARALAEQPLRRAPHLAASVDKPDEEVAGQLESCAQHLAHRGEATSAVTALTRAADLSPHAADRSRRLARAAFIGSDMAWQFNAMAELLDQTRDTQLDPGSALLLAAAAAVIMANGDYDFEATHRLLVAAIEAHAGDYDTSSEGLRAAVGSLTMLCIFAGKPNLWPACVAALGRMSPEPPLGLRLQAMTQFDPARTAHAALDELDRAIVALNDQVDPEELLRIPTAAVYVDRLAGCRDALRRQIADTGGSGATARIAVARMNLWVDAFGSGRWDEAQQLAQDGLDECIAAGAGLYAQISGFQLAMLAAARGDHSETARLTDELIAWGSARGARLGQVFAWHARTVDALGRGDVEEAYQYAAAISAPGTFPPYEATALWVCFDLVVAAALSGRLDAAKAHVAAIEAARLGELSPRLMLLACGAAGVAASDEGAARAAFERALAVGAADRWPFEKARVQLAYGRRLARAGARLEARAVLQAAHATFDKLGARPWVALALRELRVVRSGPSAPGPDAVAGLTAQELQIAQLAAQGYSNKEIGARLHLSHRTVSTHLYRLFPKLGVTARAGLRDALTKERKD